The following proteins come from a genomic window of Pyxidicoccus sp. MSG2:
- a CDS encoding WGR domain-containing protein, producing the protein MPRFEMKEGTSNKFWEITQDEAVLTTRWGRIGTDGQEKTQTFKHGYEAGASYRKQIAEKEAKGYTRVKPTDTAPKPKVNKELEAAILNAPEAAEGYLVYGDWFQSQGDPRGELIALQHALSQAKGAEATALKRKAAALLKKHQDVLLGAPLAKMLEDKTLTIGWHLGFIRSARLAVARYGEDPEFNVDEGLKILLAHPSARFLQEVTLGLASNEGENEYHDLIKLVAKSAPRSVRKVFIGDYVFPDETEISWTEVGSVAPLYKALPQLRSLHLRGGDVSLGKIDLPELREFTMESGGLDRGSVKSIAAANWPKLERLEVWFGAEEYGAGGNVKSIQPILDAQGLPELKHLGLCNAEFTNELVEALPKSKVLKQLETLDLSRGTLTDKGAEMLLANAAAFKHLKRLDLTQNLLSAKVAKSLAKLCSDVALGHQRHDDSDEDDDHRYVAVGE; encoded by the coding sequence ATGCCGCGCTTCGAAATGAAGGAAGGCACCTCGAACAAGTTCTGGGAAATCACCCAGGACGAAGCCGTCCTCACCACCCGCTGGGGCCGCATCGGCACGGACGGCCAGGAGAAGACCCAGACCTTCAAGCACGGCTACGAAGCGGGGGCCTCGTACCGGAAGCAGATCGCCGAGAAGGAGGCGAAGGGCTACACGCGCGTGAAGCCGACGGACACCGCCCCCAAGCCGAAGGTCAACAAGGAGCTGGAGGCCGCCATCCTCAACGCTCCCGAGGCCGCGGAGGGCTACCTCGTCTACGGAGACTGGTTCCAGTCCCAGGGCGACCCCCGGGGTGAGCTCATCGCCCTCCAGCACGCGCTGTCGCAGGCGAAGGGCGCGGAGGCCACCGCCCTCAAGCGCAAGGCGGCCGCACTGCTCAAGAAGCACCAGGACGTGCTGCTGGGCGCGCCCCTCGCGAAGATGCTCGAGGACAAGACGCTGACCATCGGCTGGCACCTGGGCTTCATCCGGAGCGCCCGCCTGGCCGTCGCACGCTATGGCGAGGACCCGGAGTTCAACGTCGACGAGGGGCTGAAGATCCTCCTCGCGCACCCGTCCGCGCGCTTCCTCCAGGAGGTGACCCTCGGACTGGCGAGCAACGAGGGAGAGAACGAGTACCACGACCTCATCAAGCTCGTCGCGAAGTCCGCGCCCAGGTCGGTGCGCAAGGTGTTCATCGGCGACTACGTGTTCCCGGACGAGACGGAGATCTCCTGGACGGAAGTGGGCAGCGTCGCGCCGCTGTACAAGGCCCTGCCCCAGCTGCGCTCGCTCCACCTGCGCGGCGGTGACGTGAGCCTGGGGAAGATCGACCTGCCGGAGCTGCGCGAGTTCACGATGGAGTCGGGCGGCCTGGACCGGGGCTCGGTGAAGTCCATCGCCGCCGCGAACTGGCCGAAGCTGGAGCGACTGGAGGTCTGGTTCGGCGCGGAGGAGTACGGCGCGGGCGGCAATGTGAAGTCCATCCAGCCCATCCTCGACGCCCAGGGCCTGCCGGAGCTCAAGCACCTGGGCCTGTGCAACGCCGAGTTCACCAATGAGCTCGTCGAGGCGCTGCCGAAGTCGAAGGTGCTCAAGCAGCTCGAGACGCTGGACTTGTCCCGGGGCACGCTCACGGACAAGGGCGCGGAGATGCTGCTGGCGAACGCGGCGGCCTTCAAGCACCTCAAGCGCCTGGACCTCACCCAGAACCTGCTCAGCGCCAAGGTCGCGAAGTCGCTGGCGAAGCTGTGCTCGGACGTGGCGCTCGGCCACCAGCGCCACGACGACTCCGACGAGGACGACGACCACCGCTACGTCGCGGTGGGCGAGTAG